A genomic stretch from Acropora palmata chromosome 13, jaAcrPala1.3, whole genome shotgun sequence includes:
- the LOC141863117 gene encoding uncharacterized protein LOC141863117 yields MHMKPTEFKGMERIPRLVPDADALPEYHYMTVKNIPLTDNIGKDHLPDDWQLRPNIRTLFVQKTLSIEDTDAIKEVSQKFIVEEKHVKSYLEHLSSLETMTNIRQKQREGSRQEKNARDVSDNKKEELVEYWKIASLTVAELDKYFDHHKLCKKGKKGDKIRRIMTHYYFKCGGATPEDYPVAGGDERVGSANSENETDSDDDLSFYLSDSEIDSSVLMTLYKTASNTTGIDSLCI; encoded by the coding sequence ATGCACATGAAGCCCACAGAGTTTAAAGGAATGGAGCGGATTCCCAGACTGGTACCAGATGCTGATGCTCTTCCAGAATACCACTACATGACTGTTAAAAATATTCCTCTTACTGACAATATTGGTAAGGATCATTTACCAGATGATTGGCAACTGAGACCTAACATTAGGACATTGTTTGTGCAGAAGACATTGTCCATTGAAGACACCGATGCTATTAAGGAAGTTTCCCAAAAGTTTATTGTGGAAGAGAAGCACGTGAAGTCTTACCTAGAGCATTTATCTTCTCTGGAAACCATGACGAACATCAGACAAAAGCAACGAGAAGGTTCAcgccaagaaaaaaatgcaagagATGTCTCTGATAACAAAAAGGAAGAGCTTGTCGAGTATTGGAAAATTGCGTCACTTACAGTTGCAGAGCTAGACAAGTATTTCGATCATCACAAGCTGTGCAAGAAAGGCAAGAAAGGTGACAAGATCCGACGAATAATGACACACTACTACTTTAAGTGTGGAGGGGCCACTCCCGAAGATTATCCTGTGGCTGGTGGTGATGAACGTGTTGGTTCAGCAAATAGTGAGAATGAAACTGACAGCGATGATGACTTGAGTTTTTACTTGAGTGACAGTGAAATTGACAGCAGTGTACTGATGACACTATACAAAACAGCTTCCAATACAACAGGAATCGATTCTTTGtgcatttga
- the LOC141864460 gene encoding uncharacterized protein LOC141864460 — MPSLREIRDMLLFAHSDNLISEEECFLLYDLNNLELPYWSYEQFDLDLSNDNECKAEFRFYKRDIYLPAEVLQIPDQIQCYNRLVVDGIEALCIFLKQFAYRCRYSDIQQRFARPVPQLCMISTQVMDFIYQTHNHRLQSFNQPLLSQASLQNYADVIHATGAPLPNCWGFMDGTVRPVSRPGKNQRVLYNGHKRVHAIKFQ; from the coding sequence ATGCCCTCTTTAAGAGAAATTAGAGATATGTTGCTGTTTGCTCACAGCGATAATTTGATAAGCGAAGAAGAATGTTTTCTGCTATATGATTTAAACAACCTTGAGCTACCGTATTGGAGTTATGAACAGTTTGACCTTGATCTTTCAAATGACAATGAATGCAAGGCAGAATTCAGATTCTACAAGAGAGACATATACCTTCCTGCTGAAGTGTTGCAGATTCCGGATCAAATACAATGCTATAATCGTCTTGTTGTCGATGGGATTGAAGCTCTTTGTATATTTCTTAAGCAATTTGCATATCGTTGTAGATATTCAGATATCCAGCAAAGGTTTGCAAGACCTGTCCCTCAACTTTGTATGATATCCACCCAAGTGATGGATTTCATTTATCAAACACACAACCACCGTTTACAAAGTTTTAACCAGCCATTGCTCTCTCAGGCCAGTCTTCAGAATTATGCCGATGTAATTCATGCTACCGGGGCTCCACTTCCTAATTGCTGGGGTTTTATGGATGGAACAGTCAGGCCAGTTTCTAGGCCTGGGAAAAATCAAAGAGTTCTGTACAACGGGCACAAGAGGGtccatgcaataaaatttcagTGA